The DNA window CTATACTTATATATAGCCTTCAAGCCTAGGAAGAGCCCCATATATATAATAGCCTCTGCACCCCTATGGATCTCTATTAATCCCTCCAAGGAGTATCTACCTCATCAACCCTCCACCTAGGCCTTATATAGCTCTCCTCAACAGCTATTCTAACACCACTCCTATATGCTAGAAGACCTGTCCATGCTATCATAGCACCGTTATCAACAGCATATTCAGGTGGCACTACATAGAGAGATGCCTTGTGATGCTTAGAAGCCCACTCCATCTTCTCCCTTAGATACGGGCTCGCAGCTACACCACCAACAACCAGGATCTCCCTCTTCCTAGTATGGGATACACATCTCTCAGTAACCTCGACAACCATTGAATATGCTATCTCCCTCAGCGTATAGCATATATCCTCTAGACTAGCCCCTCTCCCAAGAGCCCTGAGAGATGCTGTTAAGAGCCCTGCGAAAGATAGATCCTGGCCTTTAACTATGTAGGGAAGCTCTGGAATAAATCTAGAACCCTTCTCAGCACATCTATCAACAACATGGATCCCGTTAACAACATATGGAGGTCCAAGCCCAGCTTCCCTAGCAAATGTGTCTAGGAGATTTCCAAGAGCTATGTCGAGGGTCTCGCCAAACACCCTATATCTCCTACTATGATGAGCTATAATAGCTGTATTGCCACCAGAGAGGTAGACCACAACAGGATCCCTTGCACCAGTGGTTATAAGTCCAATCTCTATGTGGGCAACAGCGTGGTTCACAGGTACAAGGGGTTTTCCATAGTATATCGCTAACGCCCTTGCAAGGGTCGCGCCAACCCTCAGACTAGGCCCAAGCCCAGGGCCAAGAGCTACTGCTACAGCGTCTATATCATCCATAGATAGTCCGGCCCTCTTAAGAGCCTCTCTAAGAACCTCTGGAGCCTTCTCAGCAAGATATCTCGATGACTCTCTAGGATGTATCCCACCCTTCTCAGGAATATATGTGCTTTTCGCATTAGCAACTATGTATGGGGGCTCTTCAACAGCTATTCCGATGCCTATTGTATGGGCTGTGGATTCGATTCCAAGGACTCTCCTCATATCCCACTCTACCCAAGTAGTTATAGATCCGCTGATTTCTTATTAATCCATTTTGAGGGAATATCTCGGGGATAAGCTTGAGAAGAGTAGTATATATAGCTATCATAGCTATTATAATATCATATATTATATACAATATAAAAGA is part of the Sulfolobales archaeon genome and encodes:
- the kae1 gene encoding KEOPS complex N(6)-L-threonylcarbamoyladenine synthase Kae1, with the protein product MRRVLGIESTAHTIGIGIAVEEPPYIVANAKSTYIPEKGGIHPRESSRYLAEKAPEVLREALKRAGLSMDDIDAVAVALGPGLGPSLRVGATLARALAIYYGKPLVPVNHAVAHIEIGLITTGARDPVVVYLSGGNTAIIAHHSRRYRVFGETLDIALGNLLDTFAREAGLGPPYVVNGIHVVDRCAEKGSRFIPELPYIVKGQDLSFAGLLTASLRALGRGASLEDICYTLREIAYSMVVEVTERCVSHTRKREILVVGGVAASPYLREKMEWASKHHKASLYVVPPEYAVDNGAMIAWTGLLAYRSGVRIAVEESYIRPRWRVDEVDTPWRD